One genomic region from Pirellulales bacterium encodes:
- a CDS encoding RNA polymerase sigma factor yields MNPPDKQTSLTLLGRVRDGDEEAWRRLVHLYGPLVARWCGHRGVTGQDADDIQQEVFQAVATGLEGFRRDRPGDTFRGWLRGVTRNKLLDHFRRRGKDPQAQGGTEAHLQLQQVAEQEWPDDTAEELSGVYHRALELVQGEFEQRTWEAFWRAAVEGQSPALIAADLGVTPAAVRKAKSRVLHRLREELGELLPS; encoded by the coding sequence ATGAATCCGCCGGACAAACAGACCTCTTTGACGTTGTTGGGGCGGGTGCGCGACGGCGACGAGGAGGCCTGGCGACGCCTGGTACACCTCTACGGCCCGCTGGTCGCTCGCTGGTGCGGTCATCGCGGCGTGACGGGCCAGGACGCCGACGACATCCAGCAAGAGGTGTTTCAGGCGGTGGCCACGGGCCTGGAGGGTTTTCGCCGCGACCGGCCGGGCGACACCTTTCGCGGCTGGCTGCGCGGCGTCACGCGCAACAAGCTGCTCGACCATTTTCGCCGCCGCGGCAAGGACCCCCAGGCCCAGGGCGGCACCGAGGCCCACTTGCAGTTGCAGCAGGTGGCCGAGCAAGAATGGCCCGACGACACCGCCGAAGAGCTGAGCGGGGTTTACCATCGTGCGCTCGAGCTGGTGCAAGGCGAGTTCGAGCAACGCACCTGGGAGGCGTTTTGGCGGGCGGCGGTCGAGGGCCAATCGCCCGCCTTGATCGCCGCCGACCTGGGCGTTACGCCAGCGGCGGTCCGCAAGGCCAAATCGCGCGTGCTGCATCGCTTGCGCGAGGAGTTGGGCGAGCTGCTGCCTTCGTAG